One stretch of Burkholderia pyrrocinia DNA includes these proteins:
- the polX gene encoding DNA polymerase/3'-5' exonuclease PolX: protein MPIHNAECAAVFAEIADMLEIQGANPFRVRAYRNAARTVADYGRDIPTMIANGDDLGKIPSIGADLASKLREIAATGTCELQQTLRHALPGAIVELLDVPGLGAKRVKALHDALHVDSLEQLRVEAKSGHVRELPGFGAKTEAHLLEAIDDRLQREPQRFLLPAAEQALTPLLERLRAVAGVGKVVPAGSFRRRRETVGDLDILATARDPVAVADAFVGYDKVARVLAHGKTKSSVVLDSGLQVDLRVVDADAFGAALVYFTGSKAHNIALRRIAQAGGLKINEYGVFRGDERIAGTTEASVYDAIGLHVVPPELRENRGEIDASRAGTLPALVERKQIHGDLHAHTNASAGRDGLRAMADAARARGLAYLAVTDRAPPAGGGRNTFEWLARQLDEIDRINASFDDFVLLKGVEAGILEDGSLDMPDAMLGRLDLVVGAVRDGFDLSRAAQTDRMLRAMDHPHFTILAHPTGRLLGERDACELDVPRVIAQAAARGCFVELDAQPRRFDLPDIWCREAAKAGVPVAIGSDACSADELDNLAYGVDQARRGWLTRPDVLNTRTLAQLRPLLARTMGGGGGSKRSRSKGA, encoded by the coding sequence ATGCCGATCCACAATGCCGAGTGCGCGGCCGTGTTCGCCGAGATCGCGGACATGCTCGAAATCCAGGGCGCCAATCCGTTCCGCGTGCGTGCCTACCGCAACGCCGCACGGACGGTTGCCGACTACGGGCGCGATATTCCGACGATGATCGCGAACGGCGACGATCTCGGGAAGATTCCGTCGATCGGGGCCGATCTCGCGTCGAAGCTGCGCGAGATCGCCGCGACCGGCACCTGCGAACTGCAGCAAACACTGCGCCACGCGCTGCCGGGCGCGATCGTCGAGCTGCTCGACGTACCGGGGCTCGGCGCGAAACGCGTGAAGGCGCTGCATGACGCACTGCACGTCGATTCGCTCGAACAGCTACGCGTCGAAGCGAAGAGCGGGCACGTGCGCGAGTTGCCGGGCTTCGGCGCGAAAACCGAAGCGCATCTGCTCGAAGCGATCGACGATCGCCTGCAGCGCGAACCGCAGCGTTTCCTGCTGCCGGCTGCCGAGCAAGCGCTGACGCCGTTGCTCGAACGCCTGCGCGCGGTGGCAGGCGTCGGCAAGGTCGTGCCGGCCGGCAGTTTTCGCCGCCGCCGCGAGACGGTCGGCGATCTCGACATTCTCGCCACTGCACGCGATCCGGTTGCGGTCGCCGACGCGTTCGTCGGCTATGACAAGGTGGCGCGCGTGCTCGCGCACGGCAAGACGAAGTCGAGCGTCGTGCTCGACAGCGGGTTGCAGGTCGACCTGCGCGTCGTCGACGCCGATGCGTTCGGCGCGGCGCTCGTCTACTTCACCGGATCGAAGGCGCACAACATCGCGCTGCGCAGGATCGCGCAGGCCGGCGGGTTGAAGATCAACGAATACGGCGTGTTTCGCGGCGACGAGCGGATTGCCGGCACGACGGAGGCGTCGGTCTACGATGCAATCGGGCTGCACGTCGTGCCGCCCGAACTGCGCGAGAATCGCGGCGAGATCGACGCATCGCGCGCGGGCACGCTGCCGGCGCTGGTCGAGCGCAAGCAGATCCACGGCGACCTGCATGCGCATACGAACGCGTCGGCCGGCCGCGACGGCCTGCGTGCGATGGCCGACGCGGCGCGCGCACGCGGGCTCGCGTACCTGGCCGTCACCGACCGGGCACCGCCTGCCGGCGGCGGCCGCAACACCTTCGAGTGGCTCGCGCGGCAGCTCGACGAGATCGATCGCATCAATGCGTCGTTCGACGATTTCGTGCTGCTCAAGGGCGTGGAAGCCGGCATTCTCGAGGACGGCAGTCTCGACATGCCCGACGCGATGCTCGGCCGGCTCGATCTGGTCGTCGGCGCGGTGCGCGACGGCTTCGACCTGTCGCGCGCCGCGCAGACCGACCGCATGCTGCGCGCGATGGACCATCCGCATTTCACGATACTCGCGCACCCGACCGGCCGCCTGCTCGGCGAGCGCGACGCATGCGAGCTCGACGTGCCGCGCGTGATCGCGCAGGCCGCGGCACGCGGCTGCTTCGTCGAACTCGATGCGCAGCCGCGGCGGTTCGACCTGCCGGACATCTGGTGCCGCGAGGCCGCGAAGGCCGGCGTGCCGGTCGCGATCGGCTCGGATGCGTGCAGCGCGGACGAACTCGACAACCTCGCGTACGGCGTCGATCAGGCGCGACGCGGCTGGCTCACGCGGCCAGACGTGCTCAACACGCGCACGCTCGCGCAACTGCGGCCGCTGCTCGCGCGCACGATGGGTGGGGGCGGCGGGTCGAAGCGGAGCCGGTCGAAGGGCGCGTGA
- a CDS encoding Crp/Fnr family transcriptional regulator — translation MLHLHLSYSANAILDALPEDSIRTIAPHLELVRIKAGMLDRVGEPMRHLHFPTTAMMSVQHLMEDGAMVEVAVVGREGVVGLGTLVGGVAASNRVEVRIGGMAYRVPTCVMRAEFERSPETYRLLLNYCQAAMAQISRSALCNRHHSVSEQLSRWLLLAHDRIDGDELAVTQQTIANMLGVRREGVTEAAGNLQEAGLIRQRRGRITVLDRDGLEHHACECYDLIRADYRRLLGTRGNARSTPVRPRIQEVRCGFPAHGA, via the coding sequence ATGCTTCATCTTCACTTGAGCTACTCGGCGAATGCCATCCTCGACGCCCTCCCGGAGGACAGCATCCGCACCATCGCACCGCACCTCGAACTGGTCAGGATCAAGGCCGGCATGCTCGACCGGGTCGGCGAGCCGATGCGCCATCTGCATTTCCCGACGACGGCAATGATGTCGGTGCAGCACCTGATGGAGGACGGTGCGATGGTCGAGGTGGCGGTGGTCGGCCGCGAGGGCGTGGTCGGGCTTGGCACGCTGGTCGGCGGTGTCGCCGCGTCGAACCGGGTCGAGGTGCGCATCGGCGGCATGGCCTATCGCGTACCGACCTGCGTGATGCGCGCCGAATTCGAACGGTCGCCCGAGACTTACCGTCTGCTGCTCAACTACTGCCAGGCGGCGATGGCGCAGATCTCGCGCAGCGCGCTGTGCAACCGGCATCACTCGGTCAGCGAGCAGCTCAGCCGCTGGCTGCTGCTGGCGCACGACCGGATCGACGGCGACGAGCTGGCCGTCACGCAGCAAACGATCGCGAACATGCTCGGCGTGCGGCGCGAAGGCGTGACGGAAGCGGCCGGCAACCTGCAGGAAGCCGGGCTGATCCGGCAGCGCCGCGGCCGCATCACGGTGCTCGACCGCGACGGCCTCGAACATCACGCGTGCGAATGCTACGACCTGATTCGTGCCGACTATCGCCGCTTGCTCGGCACGCGCGGGAATGCGCGGTCGACTCCGGTGCGCCCCCGCATCCAGGAGGTACGTTGCGGTTTCCCGGCACACGGTGCGTGA
- a CDS encoding TraR/DksA family transcriptional regulator yields the protein MALDQQQRQMLQQRLKESEQTLRAEIRTSEDQRASESYADLAGASPDEGDEANADLFVDVDHALIGMKLTELRAIGRAQLRMRDGSYGECIDCDAPVDYERLLARPTAERCTHCQSVYERRYATTPRASL from the coding sequence ATGGCGCTCGACCAACAACAACGGCAGATGCTGCAACAGCGGCTGAAAGAGAGCGAGCAGACGCTGCGTGCGGAGATCCGCACGAGCGAAGACCAGCGCGCGTCGGAATCCTATGCAGATCTTGCCGGCGCGTCGCCGGACGAGGGCGACGAGGCGAACGCGGATCTGTTCGTCGACGTCGATCATGCGTTGATCGGCATGAAGCTGACCGAACTGCGTGCGATCGGACGCGCACAACTGCGGATGCGCGACGGCAGCTACGGCGAATGCATCGATTGCGATGCACCGGTCGACTATGAGCGCCTGCTCGCGCGCCCGACCGCCGAGCGCTGCACGCACTGCCAGTCGGTCTACGAGCGACGCTACGCGACGACACCGCGCGCATCGCTCTGA
- a CDS encoding acyl carrier protein → MKNEIRTILKHVAHLEAAIDSIGDGDDLYEAGLSSLDTIQLMLAIEKQFNVEIPDEMLNRNLFRSIDALADTIATLQRTEHSA, encoded by the coding sequence GTGAAAAACGAAATCAGAACCATCCTCAAGCACGTCGCCCACCTCGAAGCCGCGATCGATTCGATCGGCGACGGGGACGACCTCTACGAAGCGGGCCTCTCCTCGCTCGACACGATCCAGTTGATGCTCGCGATCGAGAAGCAGTTCAACGTCGAGATTCCCGACGAGATGCTGAACCGCAACCTGTTCCGCAGCATCGACGCGCTCGCGGACACGATCGCCACGCTGCAACGCACCGAGCATTCCGCATGA
- a CDS encoding Crp/Fnr family transcriptional regulator — protein sequence MTHQAPDVVAHANGMIELSHSFDANRFLAAIDRDELATLVPHLQLVHLESGQVLCEPGEMLAAVYLPVTTAISLQYVSSGGMTLEVAEIGSESVVCDDVIGGSGRMPCRAVACRDGFVYRLDRRVFAAAFDASPVIRHLVFVCVRLLMAQVSQITFCSRHHVLKHQLCRWFLLAYDRTRSIEIQVTHSMLAQMLGVRRETVTDAAGEIQKLGLIRQYRSSIELADLDGLEKMSCGCRAIVRDEMKRILSADSGVPAASRA from the coding sequence GTGACTCACCAGGCCCCCGACGTCGTCGCGCACGCGAACGGCATGATCGAGCTTTCCCACAGCTTCGATGCGAACCGGTTTCTCGCGGCCATCGACCGCGACGAGCTCGCCACGCTGGTCCCCCACCTTCAACTCGTTCACCTCGAATCGGGGCAGGTGCTGTGCGAACCCGGCGAAATGCTCGCAGCCGTCTACCTGCCCGTCACGACGGCGATCTCGCTGCAGTACGTGTCGTCCGGCGGCATGACGCTGGAAGTCGCGGAAATCGGCAGCGAAAGCGTGGTCTGCGACGACGTGATCGGCGGCAGCGGCCGGATGCCGTGCCGTGCCGTCGCCTGCCGCGACGGCTTCGTCTACCGGCTCGACCGTCGCGTGTTCGCGGCCGCGTTCGACGCATCTCCGGTGATCCGCCATCTCGTGTTCGTCTGCGTGCGGCTCTTGATGGCGCAGGTATCGCAGATCACGTTCTGCAGCCGTCATCACGTGCTCAAACATCAGTTATGCAGATGGTTCCTGCTGGCGTACGACCGTACGCGCAGCATCGAGATCCAGGTGACGCACAGCATGCTGGCACAGATGCTCGGCGTGCGGCGGGAAACGGTCACCGATGCCGCCGGCGAAATCCAGAAGCTCGGCCTGATCCGGCAATACCGGAGTTCGATCGAGCTGGCCGACCTCGACGGCCTCGAGAAGATGTCGTGCGGCTGCCGCGCGATCGTGCGCGACGAGATGAAACGCATCCTGTCGGCCGATTCGGGCGTGCCGGCCGCATCGCGTGCCTGA
- a CDS encoding glycosyltransferase family 4 protein, translated as MSTSIRERGAPVLQEARAKRGVGAAAHTARLRGLAINGKFTAQRMTGVQRVAYELTAELARIANADDAPALVVPSDHDPAALPAGARSQTSGRRHGALWEQWTLPRTTRGRTLLSLCNIGPLAKRDQLLMIHDAAIFDLPAGYSLAFRLWYRFAFSILKRRARHIVTVSHFSRARLAARLGVPPARLSVVPGAVDHIDRIDADPGVMSRLNLETDRYVLFVGSLAPGKNLVRALAAIALMRESHPTLRFVIAGGANAKIFGARAAGLREDDPCITWAGYVTDGELKALYEHAGCFVFPSLYEGFGLPPLEAMRCGCPVVVSHEGALPEVCSGAALFCDAYSPPDIAASIARVMDDPELRARLRTMGREHAQRYSWQRSARALLDIVRADA; from the coding sequence ATGTCAACGTCGATTCGGGAGCGAGGCGCACCGGTATTGCAGGAAGCGCGCGCGAAACGGGGCGTCGGCGCAGCCGCGCACACCGCGCGGTTGCGCGGCCTCGCAATCAACGGAAAATTCACTGCGCAGCGCATGACGGGCGTTCAGCGGGTGGCATACGAACTGACGGCCGAGCTCGCGCGCATCGCGAACGCCGACGATGCGCCGGCGCTGGTCGTGCCGTCCGATCACGATCCGGCGGCATTGCCGGCCGGCGCGCGGTCGCAGACTTCCGGTCGCCGCCACGGCGCGCTCTGGGAGCAATGGACGCTGCCGCGCACGACGCGCGGCCGGACCTTGCTGAGCCTGTGCAACATCGGGCCGCTGGCGAAGCGCGATCAACTGCTGATGATTCACGATGCGGCGATTTTCGATCTGCCGGCCGGTTATTCGCTCGCGTTCCGTCTGTGGTATCGCTTTGCGTTCTCGATCCTGAAGCGGCGCGCGCGCCATATCGTGACGGTCTCGCATTTTTCTCGGGCGCGGCTGGCCGCGCGGCTTGGCGTGCCGCCCGCACGCCTGTCGGTCGTGCCGGGCGCAGTCGATCATATCGACCGGATCGACGCCGACCCCGGCGTGATGTCGCGGCTGAATCTGGAGACGGACCGCTACGTGCTGTTCGTCGGGTCGCTCGCGCCCGGCAAGAATCTCGTGCGCGCGCTTGCCGCGATCGCGCTGATGCGCGAGTCGCATCCGACGTTGCGCTTCGTGATCGCGGGCGGCGCCAATGCGAAGATCTTCGGCGCACGGGCGGCCGGCTTGCGCGAAGACGACCCGTGCATCACGTGGGCCGGCTACGTGACCGACGGCGAACTGAAGGCGCTGTACGAGCATGCCGGCTGCTTCGTCTTTCCATCGTTGTACGAAGGGTTCGGGCTGCCGCCGCTCGAGGCGATGCGGTGCGGCTGCCCCGTCGTCGTGTCGCACGAGGGCGCACTCCCGGAAGTCTGCAGCGGAGCGGCATTGTTCTGCGATGCGTATTCGCCGCCGGATATCGCGGCGTCGATCGCGCGCGTGATGGACGATCCGGAACTGCGTGCGCGGCTGCGCACGATGGGCCGCGAGCATGCGCAGCGTTACAGCTGGCAGCGCTCGGCGCGTGCGTTGCTCGATATCGTTCGTGCCGATGCCTGA
- a CDS encoding undecaprenyl-phosphate glucose phosphotransferase, producing MRRAAIAAADVLLVLAGALAAQAASGLAWRELSDAQRGAIALLCVLTVALLPRYLRTVRGGVAPHGGTHVLTQTMVAVVCASVLTVAAAMWIMNRGGTVTTRWIVRTVLSGDAALLLGRAALLALALTRDDPRARQRRVAVVGATAYGRVAIERMQLASNGPFVAACVFDDDAPAAAGGIGGVQVIDDWNALRDMIRGGAIDEVWLTLPMSHEWRIQRIVRELRDEFVELRLLPDVRQMAVVDRSATDVLGMPAINLATTPRSAPELWAKFAFDRLFAFGVLIPLLPLLSMLAIAVKLSSPGPVLFRQRRKGVDGREFDILKFRTMRVHRVQPGVLRQASRNDSRITRVGAFLRRTSLDELPQFFNVLFGQMSVVGPRPHAIEHDDFYRQLIDCYMYRYRVRPGITGWAQVNGYRGETRKVEAMAARVKFDLFYMQNWSFWFDMKIILLTVVRGFIGRNAF from the coding sequence ATGCGGCGTGCCGCGATCGCGGCGGCCGACGTCTTGCTCGTGCTGGCGGGGGCGCTCGCTGCGCAGGCGGCGTCGGGCCTTGCGTGGCGCGAGCTGTCCGATGCGCAGCGCGGTGCGATCGCGCTGCTGTGCGTGTTGACCGTGGCGCTGCTGCCGCGTTACCTGCGCACCGTGCGCGGCGGCGTGGCGCCGCATGGCGGCACGCACGTACTGACGCAGACGATGGTGGCCGTCGTCTGCGCGAGCGTGCTGACGGTGGCGGCCGCGATGTGGATCATGAACCGCGGCGGCACGGTCACGACACGCTGGATCGTGCGCACGGTGCTGTCCGGCGACGCGGCGCTGCTGCTCGGCCGCGCCGCGCTGCTGGCGCTCGCGCTGACGCGTGACGACCCGCGCGCGCGGCAGCGCCGTGTCGCCGTTGTCGGCGCAACCGCGTACGGGCGCGTCGCGATCGAGCGGATGCAGCTTGCGTCGAATGGCCCGTTCGTCGCGGCCTGCGTATTCGACGACGATGCGCCGGCCGCCGCCGGCGGCATCGGCGGCGTGCAAGTGATCGACGACTGGAATGCGTTGCGCGACATGATTCGCGGCGGCGCGATCGACGAGGTGTGGCTCACGCTGCCGATGTCGCACGAATGGCGGATCCAGCGCATCGTGCGCGAGCTGCGCGACGAATTCGTCGAGTTGCGGCTGTTGCCCGACGTGCGGCAGATGGCCGTCGTCGATCGCTCGGCAACCGACGTGCTCGGCATGCCGGCGATCAATCTCGCGACCACGCCGCGCTCCGCGCCGGAGCTGTGGGCGAAGTTCGCGTTCGACCGGCTGTTCGCGTTCGGCGTGCTGATTCCGTTGCTGCCGCTGCTGTCGATGCTGGCGATCGCGGTCAAGCTGTCATCGCCGGGGCCCGTGCTGTTCAGGCAGCGCCGCAAGGGTGTCGACGGTCGCGAGTTCGACATCCTGAAGTTCAGGACGATGCGCGTGCATCGCGTACAGCCGGGCGTCCTGCGGCAGGCGTCGCGCAACGATTCGCGCATCACGCGCGTCGGCGCGTTCCTGCGGCGCACGTCGCTCGACGAGCTGCCGCAGTTCTTCAACGTGCTGTTCGGGCAGATGTCGGTCGTCGGGCCGCGTCCGCACGCGATCGAGCACGACGACTTCTATCGGCAGCTGATCGACTGCTACATGTACCGCTACCGTGTGCGGCCCGGCATCACCGGATGGGCACAGGTGAATGGCTATCGCGGCGAGACGCGCAAGGTCGAGGCGATGGCCGCGCGCGTGAAGTTCGATCTGTTCTACATGCAGAACTGGAGCTTCTGGTTCGACATGAAGATCATCCTGTTGACGGTCGTGCGCGGCTTCATCGGGCGCAACGCTTTCTGA